TAGGAATTTTAGGTCACTATACGCTCAACCAACACAATAACCGCTATATTGGAGATATTAAAATTCACAATGAAGAATTTAATGAGACTTATTATGGCTTTGAAAACCACCAAGGTCGAACCTTCTTATCAAGCGATGAAAAACCACTGGGTAAGGTCATCTATGGCAATGGAAATAATCAAGAAGATGGTACAGAAGGCGTTCATTATAAAAACGTATTCGGAAGCTACTTCCACGGTCCAATCCTCTCCCGTAATGCCAATTTAGCTTATCGCTTGGTCAGTACAGCCTTGAAAAATAGATACGGTACAGAGCTTCCCCTCGCCTCATTTGATGAGATTTTATGGCGGGAAACCCCTGAAGAATATGGCGATGTCAAAAGCAGAGCTGACTTTAAAGAACAAGACTAGGAGATTTTATGAAAAACTACATTCGCTACATTCTACTACTCGTAACCATTCTCCTGATAGCTGGATTATCGGTTGCGAACTTTGAAACAGTCCAGGTTAATTATCTCTTTGGTGAGTTCAAGTTACCTTTGATTATCTTAATCTTACTATCCGTTTTATTGGGTTCCTTGGGAACCTTTCTCATCAGTATGCCTAAAAACTTCTCCTTACAACAAAAGCTTAAGAAAACGCAAAAAGAATTGCAGACAGCTCAGCAGCCACTAGAAAGCAAAAAAGAAGAACAAGCCTAATCTCACAAAATCCATAAAAAAACTGATTTTCTATCCTAACCAGAAAATCAATTTTTTTATTTTCCAATCTCTGAACCCTCTTTCTAGCTAGAATTCCCAAAGAGATTGACAAGCCCTCTTTCCTAAAACTTCCAATACTTATTTTGAGGATATTTGATACATGATACACTACATAGAATCCACACTGGGCGAATATCTCTCGCTCATGCCCTATCACCACTACTATTTCATTCCCATCACTTCCCTGTCTCCACAGTCAATAGACGCTCGTTTTATCATCTGCTTTAAGGCAGATCATCAACTCTCTGTTGTCAATACGAATGATAAACAGGGAGCTAGCTCAACGTTTCATTTAGCAACTTTCTTTGATAAAGAAACTATTCTAGCTGGTATCGCTGCTGTTCCCATTGCCTCACTGCATACCGTTCACATTTTTGAATACCCTCAAGAATTAGAGCAAATTTATTCTGTTCCCAAGCTTACATACCTGATTGATACCTACTATCGGCATCCGTCTGTCATGGATTATCTCAAAACAGATATACACAATGCCAAACAGATTGAAAAGCTAGAGCAGGAGGCTATTCTTCGTGAAAAAATAACAACAGACTACGATCCTTTTCGTTACACCACGAGAGCTGATAAAAAAGACAATGCTCAGGATGAAACATTGACTGTTATTGCTGCCAAGGACTACGAAGGTATTCAAAATTTCCAGCCTTTTCTCCTATCAAAACGAGGTAGCAAGGTGTTGAGCGTGCCTGCCAGCTATACTGATTCTGTAACCAAAGAAACTGCTACAATTGAAATTATGGGATGGTATTTTTACGAGAAACAATTGAAAATCAGCTGGAAACCCAAACACACTCGTAAAAGTCGGTGGCGTTCTTCCCTCTTATCAGTAGATATTCGCTCAGGAGACTACTTTTTTCAAGGTGAAGTCTTCAAACATAAGACCGCCCCTATCTTTTTAAAACATTTGGATTTCGGGCACCGCATTTCAGCAATCTATCAGGAAGATATTCAAGTACAATTCCAAAGGCTCATTCAACTCATTGACAATCAAAAACGCAAAGCTCTACTGCGCAGAGTCGAACTTCGCCGATAAGTCAGACCTTCGAAAATCTTACATCATCAAAAATCTATTTTCATGGGCTAAGATGATCATTGACATGTCATGACTGTAAAGATTAAAATCCCAGCTTGCTTGAAGGACGAGCTGGGATGTTTGACTATACATTCGAACTAATACTCAATAAAAATTCAACGTTAGCATTTTTATCACTTTCTTAGATGATTTAGAAATAAGTTCCCTTTTTTCTATCT
The window above is part of the Streptococcus himalayensis genome. Proteins encoded here:
- a CDS encoding lipopolysaccharide assembly protein LapA domain-containing protein, producing the protein MKNYIRYILLLVTILLIAGLSVANFETVQVNYLFGEFKLPLIILILLSVLLGSLGTFLISMPKNFSLQQKLKKTQKELQTAQQPLESKKEEQA
- the gatD gene encoding lipid II isoglutaminyl synthase subunit GatD is translated as MVYTSLQSPKDKEYSYELRIAHLYGDLMNTYGDNGNVLMLKYVAEKLGAKVQVDIVSLKDEFDQEFYDIVFFGGGQDYEQSIVSLDLPSKKENLQSFIENNGVVMGICGGFQLLGQYYIQASGRRIEGLGILGHYTLNQHNNRYIGDIKIHNEEFNETYYGFENHQGRTFLSSDEKPLGKVIYGNGNNQEDGTEGVHYKNVFGSYFHGPILSRNANLAYRLVSTALKNRYGTELPLASFDEILWRETPEEYGDVKSRADFKEQD